Proteins from a single region of Streptomyces glaucescens:
- the cdgB gene encoding diguanylate cyclase CdgB — translation METESEPYVRLASLRQLHQVMADMNTARSLADTLQTVADGVVTALGYELACVNLVRPDGDLVVAAFSGNPAAEALITGRVGSRASWERRLNMGEQWGDLVFIPHTEGWVLDDDDVPQWYTEGPAPRFEDEWHPSDRLFAPMYAPGAQGGPASGELIGVLSVDRPRNGRRPGAWGREALQMYAFQAAIAISNARLRSNMQRALIRLEREQQALRASEESFRQAFEYAPSGMAIAEMGGDQHGRILRTNDALCRLLGRPASAMRRYSFSDLVHPEDIGTLLRTSAEGGRAELRLGRRDGTYVWVSLRNSVVADAADGPRFLLTHVEDIEERKRRELQLAHRASHDSLTGLPNSAELRSRLSARLCQRPQSGPADSHDAAHGHPGYDGYDGYDSYDSYDQAGHAFDFPPGDGYEVDVYDHHVHTVAPAGDHDDGTKGLAVLFCDLDGFKSINDRFGHNAGDAVLIEVARRLSNGVRDGDTVARLGGDEFVILADGLGRADAQDLAVRLRNEIIQPIRAEGRAVRVGASFGIGWAHCGMTADEVLKSADERMYVEKRSRPKQHRRAG, via the coding sequence ATGGAGACCGAGTCGGAACCGTACGTCCGCCTTGCGTCCCTGCGACAGCTGCACCAGGTCATGGCGGACATGAACACCGCACGCAGCCTGGCCGACACACTGCAGACCGTCGCGGACGGCGTCGTCACCGCCCTCGGGTACGAGCTGGCGTGCGTCAACCTCGTCCGCCCCGACGGCGACCTGGTGGTGGCGGCCTTCTCCGGGAACCCCGCCGCCGAGGCGCTGATCACGGGCCGGGTCGGCTCGCGCGCCTCCTGGGAACGCCGGCTGAACATGGGCGAGCAATGGGGCGACCTGGTCTTCATACCCCACACCGAGGGCTGGGTCCTCGACGACGACGACGTCCCGCAGTGGTACACCGAGGGCCCCGCCCCCCGCTTCGAGGACGAGTGGCACCCCTCCGACCGCCTGTTCGCGCCGATGTACGCCCCGGGCGCCCAGGGCGGTCCCGCCTCCGGCGAACTGATCGGCGTCCTGTCCGTGGACCGCCCGCGCAACGGGCGGCGGCCCGGCGCCTGGGGCCGCGAGGCCCTCCAGATGTACGCCTTCCAGGCCGCCATCGCGATCAGCAACGCCCGGCTGCGCTCCAACATGCAGCGCGCCCTGATCCGCCTGGAGCGCGAGCAGCAGGCCCTGCGGGCCAGCGAGGAGAGCTTCCGGCAGGCCTTCGAGTACGCCCCCTCCGGCATGGCCATCGCCGAGATGGGCGGCGACCAGCACGGCCGGATCCTCAGGACCAACGACGCCCTGTGCCGCCTCCTCGGCCGCCCCGCCTCCGCGATGCGCCGATACTCCTTCTCCGACCTCGTCCACCCCGAGGACATAGGCACCCTGCTGCGCACCTCCGCCGAGGGCGGGCGGGCCGAGCTGCGCCTCGGCCGCCGCGACGGGACGTACGTCTGGGTCTCGCTGCGCAACTCCGTCGTCGCCGACGCCGCCGACGGCCCCCGCTTCCTCCTCACCCACGTCGAGGACATCGAGGAACGCAAGCGCCGCGAACTCCAGCTCGCCCACCGCGCCTCCCACGACTCGCTCACCGGACTGCCCAACTCCGCCGAGCTGCGCTCCCGGCTCTCCGCCCGGCTCTGCCAGCGCCCCCAGTCCGGCCCCGCCGACTCCCACGACGCCGCCCACGGCCACCCCGGCTACGACGGCTACGACGGCTACGACAGCTATGACAGCTACGACCAGGCCGGCCACGCCTTCGACTTCCCGCCCGGCGACGGCTACGAGGTCGACGTCTACGACCACCACGTGCACACCGTCGCCCCCGCCGGCGACCACGACGACGGCACCAAGGGCCTCGCGGTGCTCTTCTGCGACCTCGACGGCTTCAAGTCGATCAACGACCGGTTCGGCCACAACGCGGGTGACGCCGTGCTCATCGAGGTCGCCCGCCGGCTCAGCAACGGCGTCCGCGACGGCGACACCGTGGCCCGGCTCGGCGGCGACGAGTTCGTGATCCTCGCCGACGGCCTCGGCCGGGCCGACGCGCAGGACCTCGCCGTGCGGCTGCGCAACGAGATCATCCAGCCGATCCGGGCCGAGGGCCGGGCCGTCAGGGTGGGTGCCAGCTTCGGCATCGGCTGGGCGCACTGCGGGATGACCGCGGACGAAGTGCTCAAGTCCGCGGACGAGCGGATGTACGTAGAGAAACGATCTCGTCCCAAACAGCACCGCCGTGCGGGATGA
- a CDS encoding TerD family protein yields MAVSLSKGGNVSLTKEAPGLTAVTVGLGWDVRTTTGTDFDLDASAIAVNAQGKVYSDQHFVFFNNKQSPDQTIVHTGDNLTGEGSGDDEQINVNLAGLPADIDKIVFPVSIYDAESRSQNFGQVRNAYIRIVNQAGGTEIARYDLSEDAATETAMVFGELYRNGAEWKFRAVGQGYASGLAGIAQDFGVNV; encoded by the coding sequence ATGGCTGTAAGCCTGTCCAAGGGTGGCAACGTCTCGCTCACCAAGGAGGCTCCGGGCCTGACCGCCGTCACCGTGGGCCTCGGCTGGGACGTCCGGACCACCACCGGCACCGACTTCGACCTCGACGCCTCCGCGATCGCGGTCAACGCTCAGGGCAAGGTCTACTCCGACCAGCACTTCGTCTTCTTCAACAACAAGCAGAGCCCGGACCAGACCATCGTCCACACCGGTGACAACCTCACGGGCGAGGGCTCCGGCGACGACGAGCAGATCAACGTCAACCTGGCCGGCCTCCCGGCCGACATCGACAAGATCGTCTTCCCGGTCTCCATCTACGACGCGGAGTCCCGCTCGCAGAACTTCGGCCAGGTCCGCAACGCCTACATCCGCATCGTCAACCAGGCCGGCGGCACCGAGATCGCCCGCTACGACCTGTCGGAGGACGCGGCCACCGAGACCGCCATGGTCTTCGGCGAGCTGTACCGCAACGGCGCCGAGTGGAAGTTCCGCGCCGTCGGCCAGGGCTATGCCTCGGGCCTCGCGGGCATCGCGCAGGACTTCGGCGTGAACGTCTGA
- a CDS encoding GNAT family N-acetyltransferase: MITLEELTPGNFDAATAVRVRPDQEHAVSPVMQSLAEAYVHPDGVAWPRLITDDGRPVGFLMAFLGIDWHGDGTVRRSGLWRLNIAAGEQGKGYGRFAVESVAAEIRRRGGTGMYVTWHPGPDGPEGFYLGLGFRPTGETSGGQTVGVLDLA, translated from the coding sequence ATGATCACTCTCGAAGAGCTGACGCCCGGCAATTTCGACGCCGCCACCGCCGTCCGGGTCCGCCCCGACCAGGAGCACGCCGTCTCCCCCGTGATGCAGTCCCTCGCCGAGGCCTACGTCCACCCGGACGGTGTCGCCTGGCCCCGCCTGATCACCGACGACGGCCGCCCGGTCGGCTTTCTGATGGCCTTCCTCGGCATCGACTGGCACGGCGACGGCACCGTCCGCCGCTCGGGACTGTGGCGGCTGAACATCGCCGCGGGGGAACAGGGCAAGGGCTACGGCCGGTTCGCCGTCGAGTCGGTGGCCGCCGAGATCCGCCGCCGCGGCGGCACCGGGATGTACGTCACCTGGCACCCCGGCCCCGACGGACCCGAGGGCTTCTACCTGGGCCTCGGGTTCCGCCCGACCGGGGAGACCAGCGGGGGCCAGACCGTCGGCGTGCTCGACCTGGCCTGA
- a CDS encoding CBM35 domain-containing protein yields the protein MTPGNNGASTPEDDDPFGYLYADGQANGAQPPSGGYGYPNSVSRVRTVGDRPRGQQHAAYGPAIPPQQGAPGRPSAHYAAPETYPGGAPTTQQPMPGTPGGGRGRGPNTKGLLIGALAVVAAVVIGIGVAMLNSEGEDDKAGGDPTPTPTVTSSGEPTPSDSGSPAAEEDELPAIDAKTLLLGGGARTASDIKGARADGGFYVTGFNTVGASVTWNVNGIPESGKYTLYVGYGVPGKDANATLTVNGTAASTPVDMKNWANAPEGDYEKGWTKTYNYVQLNKGTNTIKISCEQGNQCDANLDQLWLVKGWVQ from the coding sequence ATGACGCCCGGCAACAACGGCGCGAGCACGCCCGAGGACGACGACCCGTTCGGTTACCTCTACGCCGACGGTCAGGCCAACGGGGCCCAGCCGCCGTCCGGCGGTTACGGCTACCCGAACTCGGTCAGCAGAGTGCGCACGGTCGGCGATCGTCCGCGCGGTCAGCAGCACGCCGCCTACGGTCCGGCCATACCGCCGCAGCAGGGCGCGCCCGGCCGTCCCAGCGCCCACTACGCCGCACCGGAGACCTACCCCGGCGGCGCCCCGACCACCCAGCAGCCGATGCCCGGCACGCCGGGCGGCGGCCGGGGCCGCGGCCCCAACACCAAGGGGCTGCTGATCGGTGCGCTCGCGGTCGTCGCCGCCGTGGTCATCGGCATCGGCGTGGCCATGCTGAACAGCGAGGGCGAGGACGACAAGGCGGGCGGCGACCCCACGCCCACCCCGACCGTCACCAGCAGCGGTGAGCCGACCCCGTCGGACAGCGGCAGCCCGGCCGCCGAGGAGGACGAGCTGCCGGCCATCGACGCCAAGACGCTGCTGCTCGGCGGCGGTGCCCGCACCGCCTCCGACATCAAGGGCGCCCGGGCCGACGGCGGCTTCTACGTGACCGGCTTCAACACCGTCGGCGCCTCCGTCACCTGGAACGTCAACGGCATCCCGGAGTCCGGCAAGTACACCCTGTACGTCGGCTACGGCGTGCCCGGCAAGGACGCCAACGCCACCCTCACGGTCAACGGCACCGCCGCCTCCACGCCCGTCGACATGAAGAACTGGGCGAACGCCCCCGAGGGCGACTACGAGAAGGGCTGGACGAAGACCTACAACTACGTCCAGCTCAACAAGGGCACCAACACCATCAAGATCTCCTGCGAGCAGGGCAACCAGTGCGACGCCAACCTCGACCAGCTCTGGCTGGTCAAGGGCTGGGTGCAGTAG
- a CDS encoding DUF3263 domain-containing protein — translation MEHGPLNRREQDVLALERRGFPGPGAKERAIREELGLAPVRYYQLLNALLDDPRALAHDPVTVNRLRRVREARRAER, via the coding sequence ATGGAGCACGGGCCGCTGAACCGACGGGAGCAGGACGTCCTCGCGCTGGAGCGCCGGGGTTTTCCCGGCCCCGGCGCGAAGGAACGCGCCATCCGCGAGGAACTGGGACTCGCCCCGGTCCGCTACTACCAGCTGCTCAACGCCCTGCTCGACGACCCGCGGGCCCTGGCGCACGACCCGGTCACGGTGAACCGGCTGCGGCGCGTCCGGGAGGCCCGGCGAGCCGAGCGATGA
- the nagA gene encoding N-acetylglucosamine-6-phosphate deacetylase, translating to MLTGANLVLPTGTVRNGRLAVDGTRIAADAPDGAHVLDVSGHWLVPGFVDLHNHGGGGAGFTSGTLEDVLRGIHTHRTHGTTTLVASTVTGDLRFLAERAGLLSELAEQGDIAGIHFEGPFISPCRKGAHSEELLRDPDPARVRKLVEAARGHAKMVTLATELPGGLDSVRLLADHGVIAAVGHTDATYEQTVAAIDAGATVATHLFNAMPALGHRAPGPIAALLEDERVTVELINDGTHLHPAALELAFHHAGAGRVAFITDAMDAAGFGDGRYMLGPLEVEVADGVARLVEGGSIAGSTLTLDRAFKRAVTVDRLPVEDVVAAISANPARLLGMDDRIGSLEPGKDADLVLLDADFELTGVMRRGAWVVRPQLG from the coding sequence ATCCTGACCGGTGCGAACCTCGTCCTGCCCACGGGGACCGTGCGGAACGGCCGGCTGGCCGTCGACGGCACCCGCATCGCCGCCGACGCACCGGACGGCGCCCACGTCCTCGACGTGTCCGGCCACTGGCTCGTCCCCGGCTTCGTCGACCTTCACAACCACGGCGGCGGCGGAGCCGGCTTCACCAGCGGCACCCTCGAAGACGTCCTGCGGGGCATCCACACCCACCGCACCCACGGCACCACCACCCTGGTCGCCTCCACGGTCACCGGCGACCTGCGCTTCCTCGCCGAGCGCGCCGGGCTGCTCAGCGAACTCGCCGAGCAGGGCGACATCGCGGGCATCCACTTCGAGGGCCCGTTCATCTCCCCGTGCCGCAAGGGCGCCCACTCCGAGGAGCTGCTGCGCGATCCGGACCCGGCGCGGGTGCGCAAGCTGGTCGAGGCGGCGCGCGGCCACGCGAAGATGGTCACCCTGGCCACCGAGCTGCCGGGCGGCCTCGACTCCGTACGCCTCCTCGCGGACCACGGGGTGATCGCGGCGGTCGGCCACACCGACGCGACGTACGAGCAGACCGTGGCGGCCATCGACGCGGGCGCCACCGTCGCCACCCACCTGTTCAACGCGATGCCCGCGCTCGGCCACCGCGCCCCCGGCCCGATCGCGGCCCTGCTGGAGGACGAGCGGGTCACCGTCGAGCTGATCAACGACGGCACCCACCTCCACCCGGCCGCCCTGGAGCTGGCGTTCCATCACGCGGGCGCCGGACGGGTCGCGTTCATCACCGACGCGATGGACGCGGCGGGCTTCGGCGACGGCCGCTACATGCTCGGCCCGCTGGAGGTCGAGGTCGCCGACGGGGTGGCCCGGCTCGTGGAGGGCGGCTCGATCGCGGGCTCCACCCTCACCCTGGACCGCGCCTTCAAGCGGGCGGTGACCGTCGACCGGCTGCCCGTGGAGGACGTCGTCGCGGCCATCTCCGCGAACCCGGCCCGGCTGCTCGGGATGGACGACCGCATCGGCTCCCTGGAGCCCGGCAAGGACGCCGACCTGGTGCTGCTGGACGCCGACTTCGAGCTGACGGGCGTGATGCGCCGCGGCGCCTGGGTGGTTCGGCCCCAACTGGGGTGA
- a CDS encoding 1-phosphofructokinase family hexose kinase has protein sequence MILTVTLNTALDITYRVRSLRPHSTHRVTDVTERPGGKGVNVARVLAALGHEVTVTGFAGGGTGRSVRDGLSGAPGVRDALVPVGGATRRTIAVVDERTGDTTQLNEPGPLITPAEWSAFQEAYGELLAAADAVALCGSLPPGVPVGAYAGLVRTARAAGVPVLLDTSGEPLRRAVAARPDIVKPNSDELAELTGAHEPLRATQDARRRGARAVVASLGRDGLLAVTAEGRWRAVPPARLHGNPTGAGDSAVAGLLSGLVEHLPWPDRLARATALSAATVLTPVAGEFDRRAYEDLLARVAVTAEATAA, from the coding sequence GTGATCCTCACGGTCACGCTGAACACCGCTCTCGACATCACGTACCGGGTGCGGTCCCTGCGGCCCCACTCCACCCACCGCGTCACCGACGTCACCGAGCGCCCCGGCGGCAAGGGCGTGAACGTGGCGCGGGTGCTCGCGGCCCTCGGCCACGAGGTCACGGTCACCGGTTTCGCGGGCGGCGGCACCGGACGCAGCGTGCGGGACGGGCTCAGCGGCGCGCCGGGCGTGCGCGACGCGCTCGTCCCGGTCGGCGGCGCCACCCGGCGCACCATAGCCGTCGTCGACGAGCGGACCGGCGACACCACCCAGCTGAACGAGCCCGGCCCGCTCATCACCCCCGCCGAGTGGTCCGCCTTCCAGGAGGCCTACGGCGAGCTGCTGGCCGCCGCCGACGCGGTGGCGCTGTGCGGCAGTCTCCCGCCGGGCGTCCCGGTGGGCGCCTACGCCGGGCTGGTCCGCACCGCCCGCGCGGCCGGTGTCCCGGTGCTGCTGGACACCAGCGGCGAGCCGCTGCGCCGGGCCGTCGCCGCCCGCCCCGACATCGTCAAGCCCAACTCCGACGAGCTGGCCGAGCTGACCGGCGCCCACGAGCCGCTGCGCGCCACCCAGGACGCCCGCCGGCGCGGGGCGCGGGCCGTGGTGGCCTCGCTGGGGCGGGACGGACTGCTCGCGGTGACCGCGGAGGGCCGCTGGCGGGCCGTCCCGCCCGCGCGGCTGCACGGCAATCCGACGGGCGCCGGGGACTCGGCGGTCGCGGGCCTGCTGTCGGGGCTCGTGGAGCACCTGCCCTGGCCGGACCGGCTGGCCCGCGCGACCGCCCTGTCGGCAGCGACGGTCCTCACCCCGGTGGCCGGGGAGTTCGACCGCCGCGCCTACGAGGACCTGCTGGCCCGGGTCGCGGTGACCGCGGAGGCCACCGCGGCCTGA
- a CDS encoding flavin reductase family protein, translated as MLKTPPSTPPAPSAPAVPVQPSPAGHAEGVSNDEFRAAMSRLAAGVVLVTAVEPPLDPDDPAAPAGEDVGMTATAFMSVSLDPPLVLVSLREGSRMDDLLAEQPRWAVSVLSESQRHIAGRFAMKGRVSDRLLFADIPYRRGEATGAPLVGGALATLECHTEQRVTAGDHTLVIGRVLTARVPSADGGPLAYFRGRYRQLG; from the coding sequence GTGCTGAAGACTCCCCCCTCGACCCCGCCGGCCCCGTCCGCCCCGGCAGTACCCGTTCAGCCCTCCCCCGCCGGGCATGCTGAGGGGGTGAGCAACGACGAGTTCCGGGCCGCCATGTCCCGGCTGGCCGCCGGTGTGGTCCTGGTGACCGCGGTCGAGCCGCCGCTGGACCCCGACGACCCCGCGGCGCCCGCGGGCGAGGACGTCGGCATGACCGCCACCGCCTTCATGTCGGTCTCCCTCGACCCGCCGTTGGTGCTGGTCAGCCTGCGCGAGGGCTCCCGCATGGACGACCTGCTCGCCGAACAGCCGCGATGGGCCGTCTCCGTGCTCTCCGAGAGCCAGCGCCACATCGCGGGCCGGTTCGCCATGAAGGGCCGCGTCAGCGACCGCCTCCTCTTCGCCGACATCCCCTACCGGCGCGGCGAGGCCACCGGCGCGCCCCTGGTCGGCGGCGCCCTGGCGACCCTGGAGTGCCACACCGAGCAGCGCGTGACGGCCGGCGACCACACCCTCGTGATCGGCCGGGTCCTCACGGCCCGGGTCCCGAGCGCGGACGGCGGGCCGCTGGCGTACTTCCGCGGCCGGTACCGGCAGCTCGGCTGA
- a CDS encoding ROK family protein gives MRHVIALDVGGTGMKAALVGADGALLHQARRATGRARGPEAVVETILDFAAELRAHGERHLGAPARAAGVAVPGIVDADRGIAVYAANLGWRDVPLRDLLGARLSGTPVALGHDVRTGGLAEGRIGAARDADRFLFVPLGTGIAGAIGIDGRVEAGAHGNAGEIGHIVVRPGGIPCPCGQRGCLERYASAAAVSQAWAEAAGDPAADAADCAEAVMSGDPNAVRIWQEAVDALADGLVTALTLLDPRTIVIGGGLAEAGETLFTPLRDAVRRRVTFQQPPSIVPAALGDTAGCLGAGLLAWDLLDTTDSTEEPT, from the coding sequence GTGAGACACGTCATCGCCCTCGATGTGGGCGGCACCGGCATGAAGGCCGCCCTGGTCGGCGCGGACGGCGCGCTGCTGCACCAGGCACGCCGGGCCACCGGGCGCGCCCGCGGGCCCGAGGCGGTCGTGGAGACCATCCTCGACTTCGCCGCCGAGCTGCGCGCCCACGGCGAGCGGCACCTCGGCGCCCCCGCCCGCGCGGCCGGCGTCGCCGTCCCCGGCATCGTCGACGCCGACCGCGGCATCGCCGTCTACGCCGCCAACCTGGGCTGGCGCGACGTCCCGCTGCGCGACCTGCTCGGCGCACGGCTGTCCGGCACCCCCGTCGCCCTCGGCCACGACGTCCGCACCGGCGGCCTCGCCGAAGGCCGGATCGGCGCCGCCCGGGACGCCGACCGCTTCCTCTTCGTCCCGCTCGGGACCGGCATCGCCGGCGCCATCGGCATCGACGGCCGGGTGGAGGCGGGCGCGCACGGCAACGCGGGCGAGATCGGACACATCGTCGTACGGCCCGGCGGCATCCCCTGCCCCTGCGGCCAGCGCGGCTGCCTGGAGCGCTACGCCTCCGCGGCCGCCGTCAGCCAGGCCTGGGCGGAGGCGGCCGGCGACCCCGCAGCGGACGCGGCGGACTGCGCCGAGGCCGTCATGTCCGGGGACCCGAACGCCGTCCGGATCTGGCAGGAGGCGGTGGACGCCCTCGCCGACGGCCTGGTCACCGCCCTCACCCTGCTGGACCCCCGCACGATCGTCATCGGTGGCGGGCTCGCCGAAGCGGGGGAAACCTTGTTCACACCGCTGCGGGACGCCGTCCGGCGGCGCGTCACCTTCCAGCAGCCGCCGTCCATCGTCCCCGCGGCGCTGGGGGACACGGCCGGCTGCCTGGGCGCGGGGCTCCTGGCCTGGGATCTCCTCGACACAACGGACAGTACGGAGGAACCGACGTGA
- the otsB gene encoding trehalose-phosphatase, translating into MGSPDTHTTDLPEPVTPQGRDGLRALLARPGEAVIALDFDGTLAPIVADPEQARAHPDAVPALTALAPKVAAVAVITGRPAEVAVRHGGFADVPGLEHLVVLGHYGAERWDAATGKVTAPDLHPGVAAVRAALPGLLAGLEGVRTEDKGHAVAVHTRRAADPQAAFDALRTPLGDLAVRHGLIVEPGRMVLELRPPGMDKGVALERFVRETGARVVLYAGDDLGDLPAYGAVDTLRAGGTPGLLVCSGSDEVTELRERADVVADGPEGVVALLRTLADHLS; encoded by the coding sequence ATGGGCAGCCCTGACACACACACCACGGACCTTCCCGAACCGGTCACCCCGCAGGGGCGCGACGGCTTGCGCGCCCTGCTCGCCCGTCCCGGCGAGGCGGTGATCGCCCTGGACTTCGACGGCACCCTCGCCCCGATCGTCGCCGACCCCGAGCAGGCCCGCGCCCACCCGGACGCGGTGCCCGCGCTGACCGCGCTCGCCCCGAAGGTGGCCGCCGTCGCGGTGATCACCGGCCGCCCGGCCGAGGTCGCCGTGCGGCACGGCGGCTTCGCGGACGTCCCCGGCCTGGAGCACCTGGTCGTCCTCGGCCACTACGGCGCCGAACGCTGGGACGCGGCCACCGGCAAGGTCACCGCGCCCGACCTGCACCCGGGAGTGGCCGCCGTGCGCGCCGCGCTGCCGGGCCTCCTCGCCGGCCTGGAGGGCGTCCGGACGGAGGACAAGGGGCACGCGGTCGCCGTGCACACCCGCCGCGCCGCCGACCCGCAGGCCGCGTTCGACGCGCTGCGCACCCCGCTCGGCGACCTCGCCGTCCGCCACGGCCTGATCGTCGAACCCGGCCGCATGGTGCTCGAACTGCGCCCGCCGGGCATGGACAAGGGCGTGGCCCTGGAGCGCTTCGTCCGCGAGACCGGCGCCCGCGTGGTCCTCTACGCCGGCGACGACCTCGGCGACCTGCCCGCCTACGGCGCCGTGGACACCCTCCGCGCCGGCGGCACCCCCGGACTGCTGGTGTGCAGCGGCAGCGACGAGGTCACCGAGCTGCGGGAACGCGCGGACGTGGTGGCCGACGGCCCGGAGGGTGTCGTCGCCCTGCTGCGGACGCTGGCGGACCACCTGTCCTGA
- the arfB gene encoding alternative ribosome rescue aminoacyl-tRNA hydrolase ArfB → MDGMSGPYVIRGSVSLPEAELMWRFSRSSGPGGQHVNTSDSQVELRFDLARTEALPEVWKQRALERLAGRLVDGVIGVRASEHRSQWRNREAAAVRLAALLAEASAPPPKPRRPTRIPRGINERRLREKKQRSETKRGRSARDWS, encoded by the coding sequence ATGGACGGCATGTCCGGTCCCTACGTCATCCGCGGCTCCGTCTCCCTGCCCGAGGCCGAGCTGATGTGGCGTTTCTCGCGGTCGTCCGGGCCCGGCGGGCAGCACGTCAACACCAGCGACTCCCAGGTGGAGCTGCGGTTCGACCTCGCGCGCACCGAGGCGCTGCCCGAGGTGTGGAAGCAGCGGGCGCTCGAACGCCTGGCCGGGCGGCTGGTCGACGGGGTGATCGGTGTGCGCGCGTCCGAGCACCGGTCCCAGTGGCGCAACCGCGAGGCCGCCGCCGTACGCCTCGCCGCGCTGCTCGCCGAGGCGAGCGCGCCGCCGCCGAAGCCGCGCCGGCCGACCCGGATCCCCCGCGGGATCAACGAGCGCCGGCTGCGGGAGAAGAAGCAGCGCTCCGAGACGAAGCGCGGGCGCTCGGCACGGGACTGGTCGTAG
- a CDS encoding extracellular solute-binding protein: MTAVLGGCGLTGDSGDVTLRLVAADYGDSAANSSEKYWSELVETYEADHPGVKIEVSVHSWNDVDRKVKEMVEAGDAPDMAQIGAYADYADAGLLYPADELLSIPVQADFAGQFATAGQIDGTQYGMPFAASTRLLFYNKTLFAEAGLTPPTTWEELAADAAALKAEGVKYPYALPLGPEEAQAETMQWLLSGGGGYTDSSGGYGIDSPENVETFTWLRDELVGKGLTGPVAPGRLNRADAFAAFANGQVGMLNGHPSLMKIAENKGVKFGMVPMPGVDGESKATMGVADWMLAFRQNGHKEEVGEFLDFVYSDENVLGFSREYDLLPVTNSAYEVMSAADEDKALQPFLEELPLAELYPVGRTSWAQVAAEVKKRIGQAVAPGGSPSAVLGKLQTTALDAESTADADR; this comes from the coding sequence ATGACGGCGGTCCTGGGCGGCTGCGGCCTCACCGGGGACTCCGGTGACGTGACCCTGCGGCTGGTCGCCGCCGACTACGGCGACAGCGCGGCCAACAGCTCGGAGAAGTACTGGTCGGAGCTGGTCGAGACATACGAGGCCGACCACCCCGGGGTGAAGATCGAGGTCAGCGTCCACTCCTGGAACGACGTCGACCGCAAGGTCAAGGAGATGGTCGAGGCCGGCGACGCCCCCGACATGGCGCAGATCGGCGCCTACGCCGACTACGCGGACGCCGGACTCCTCTACCCGGCCGACGAACTGCTCTCCATCCCGGTCCAGGCCGACTTCGCCGGCCAGTTCGCCACCGCCGGCCAGATCGACGGCACCCAGTACGGGATGCCGTTCGCGGCCTCCACCCGGCTGCTCTTCTACAACAAGACCCTCTTCGCCGAGGCCGGCCTCACCCCGCCCACCACCTGGGAGGAGCTGGCCGCCGACGCCGCCGCGCTGAAGGCGGAGGGCGTGAAGTACCCCTACGCGCTGCCGCTCGGCCCCGAGGAGGCGCAGGCCGAGACCATGCAGTGGCTGCTCAGCGGGGGCGGCGGCTACACCGACAGCTCCGGCGGCTACGGCATCGACTCCCCGGAGAACGTCGAGACCTTCACCTGGCTGCGTGACGAACTCGTCGGCAAGGGCCTCACCGGGCCCGTCGCGCCCGGCAGGCTCAACCGCGCCGACGCCTTCGCCGCCTTCGCGAACGGGCAGGTCGGCATGCTCAACGGGCACCCGTCGCTGATGAAGATCGCCGAGAACAAGGGCGTGAAGTTCGGCATGGTGCCGATGCCCGGCGTCGACGGCGAGTCCAAGGCGACCATGGGCGTTGCCGACTGGATGCTGGCGTTCAGGCAGAACGGCCACAAGGAGGAGGTCGGCGAGTTCCTCGACTTCGTCTACAGCGACGAGAACGTCCTCGGCTTCTCCCGCGAGTACGACCTGCTGCCGGTCACCAACTCCGCGTACGAGGTGATGAGCGCCGCCGACGAGGACAAGGCGCTCCAGCCGTTCCTTGAGGAGCTGCCGCTCGCCGAGCTGTACCCGGTGGGCAGGACGTCCTGGGCGCAGGTCGCCGCGGAGGTGAAGAAGCGCATCGGGCAGGCGGTCGCGCCCGGCGGCAGCCCGTCGGCGGTGCTCGGCAAGCTGCAGACCACCGCCCTCGACGCGGAGAGCACGGCGGACGCGGACCGGTAG